In Tenebrio molitor chromosome 6, icTenMoli1.1, whole genome shotgun sequence, one genomic interval encodes:
- the LOC138133973 gene encoding nuclear transcription factor Y subunit alpha-like isoform X1, whose product MEQIATSTDGQVVMQTVQGVSPQQVQVMQMNTGQVIQGANGQQIMVHAVPQSGQIQVAPAGTQSLQQIQVLPVSSLQTAQGQVLLQQPQQAQIVQSLDGQTFIYQPVAIDNATLQQAQPTVLNINGSLVQIASSPPAATTTTAVAQPAVTSPTQTVVPQTIATASGNQLTMANGNLVMVRNASDMVPGTSGTQFQRVPIPGTAEFLEEEPLYVNAKQYRRILKRRQARAKLEAEGKIPKERPKYLHESRHRHAMNRIRGEGGRFHSGSVKKRREEMQRQQQQQQQQQQQQQTQQRSIGVPYNNLELATPIIIENVMPDIIKPDPLSIEGN is encoded by the exons ATGGAGCAGATTGCCACCTCAACAGATGGCCAAGTGGTCATGCAGACCGTGCAGGGCGTCAGTCCGCAGCAAGTGCAAGTGATGCAGATGAACACCGGTCAAGTGATTCAGGGAGCGAACGGTCAACAAATAATGGTGCACGCGGTGCCGCAAAGTGGTCAAATCCAAGTGGCACCGGCGGGCACCCAGAGCCTCCAACAGATCCAAGTGTTGCCGGTGTCGAGCCTGCAGACCGCCCAGGGCCAAGTTCTCCTGCAACAGCCTCAGCAGGCGCAAATCGTCCAGTCGTTGGACGGTCAGACTTTTATTTATCAGCCGGTAGCTATCGACAATGCGACGCTGCAACAAGCGCAGCCTACAG TGCTGAACATAAACGGGAGTTTAGTACAAATTGCAAGTAGTCCGCCAGCTGCCACAACCACGACGGCGGTAGCCCAGCCCGCGGTCACGTCGCCCACGCAGACTGTGGTTCCCCAAACAATCGCCACGGCTTCGGGAAACCAGCTGACTATGGCTAACGGCAATTTAGTCATGGTGAGAAACGCCTCCGAC ATGGTGCCAGGAACCAGTGGAACCCAGTTTCAAAGAGTGCCTATTCCGGGAACAGCGGAGTTTTTAGAAGAAGAGCCCCTCTACGTAAATGCGAAGCAGTACAGGAGAATATTGAAGAGGCGACAAGCTCGAGCCAAGTTAGAAGCGGAGGGCAAAATACCCAAAGAGCGACCT AAATATCTACATGAGTCGAGGCACAGACATGCGATGAACAGAATAAGAGGTGAAGGTGGGAGGTTTCATTCGGGATCGGTTAAGAAAAGACGAGAGGAGATGCAGAGGCAGCAGCAGCAACAGCAACAGCAGCAGCAACAGCAACAAACGCAGCAGAGGTCGATCGGTGTTCCTTATAATAATTTAGAACTTGCCACACCAATAATTATCGAA AATGTGATGCCAGATATAATCAAACCGGACCCTCTCTCGATCGAGggtaattag
- the LOC138133973 gene encoding nuclear transcription factor Y subunit alpha-like isoform X2: MEQIATSTDGQVVMQTVQGVSPQQVQVMQMNTGQVIQGANGQQIMVHAVPQSGQIQVAPAGTQSLQQIQVLPVSSLQTAQGQVLLQQPQQAQIVQSLDGQTFIYQPVAIDNATLQQAQPTVLNINGSLVQIASSPPAATTTTAVAQPAVTSPTQTVVPQTIATASGNQLTMANGNLVMMVPGTSGTQFQRVPIPGTAEFLEEEPLYVNAKQYRRILKRRQARAKLEAEGKIPKERPKYLHESRHRHAMNRIRGEGGRFHSGSVKKRREEMQRQQQQQQQQQQQQQTQQRSIGVPYNNLELATPIIIENVMPDIIKPDPLSIEGN, encoded by the exons ATGGAGCAGATTGCCACCTCAACAGATGGCCAAGTGGTCATGCAGACCGTGCAGGGCGTCAGTCCGCAGCAAGTGCAAGTGATGCAGATGAACACCGGTCAAGTGATTCAGGGAGCGAACGGTCAACAAATAATGGTGCACGCGGTGCCGCAAAGTGGTCAAATCCAAGTGGCACCGGCGGGCACCCAGAGCCTCCAACAGATCCAAGTGTTGCCGGTGTCGAGCCTGCAGACCGCCCAGGGCCAAGTTCTCCTGCAACAGCCTCAGCAGGCGCAAATCGTCCAGTCGTTGGACGGTCAGACTTTTATTTATCAGCCGGTAGCTATCGACAATGCGACGCTGCAACAAGCGCAGCCTACAG TGCTGAACATAAACGGGAGTTTAGTACAAATTGCAAGTAGTCCGCCAGCTGCCACAACCACGACGGCGGTAGCCCAGCCCGCGGTCACGTCGCCCACGCAGACTGTGGTTCCCCAAACAATCGCCACGGCTTCGGGAAACCAGCTGACTATGGCTAACGGCAATTTAGTCATG ATGGTGCCAGGAACCAGTGGAACCCAGTTTCAAAGAGTGCCTATTCCGGGAACAGCGGAGTTTTTAGAAGAAGAGCCCCTCTACGTAAATGCGAAGCAGTACAGGAGAATATTGAAGAGGCGACAAGCTCGAGCCAAGTTAGAAGCGGAGGGCAAAATACCCAAAGAGCGACCT AAATATCTACATGAGTCGAGGCACAGACATGCGATGAACAGAATAAGAGGTGAAGGTGGGAGGTTTCATTCGGGATCGGTTAAGAAAAGACGAGAGGAGATGCAGAGGCAGCAGCAGCAACAGCAACAGCAGCAGCAACAGCAACAAACGCAGCAGAGGTCGATCGGTGTTCCTTATAATAATTTAGAACTTGCCACACCAATAATTATCGAA AATGTGATGCCAGATATAATCAAACCGGACCCTCTCTCGATCGAGggtaattag